The Mercurialis annua linkage group LG8, ddMerAnnu1.2, whole genome shotgun sequence genome window below encodes:
- the LOC126659572 gene encoding beta-amyrin 6-beta-monooxygenase-like — MAIKGINHISPFFLYPSLVYIAISFSFIFFLIYKKKLSKSNFPPGSTGWPIIGETLAFAFATWRGTPEKFVNDRKTKYKSDIFQTSLLGDRMVVFCGASANKFLFTTGNQNLTVWLPRSIKETTVYPETLEKNSMGDSAYLLQASRFIRDGLTAETLKYYIPLMDSMAQDHLQQSWFPHKQVKVVQLTKIFIFSLACRLFLNITDPQLVKRLFDPFPVLVTGIVSVPVNLPGTAFNKAVKSGKKIRDELLAYIKKRRIEINKDINQEYKDLLSRALIALGDGDGDGKDLEEKEIVNYIMALLVASYDTTSTSLTFLVNYLAEYPHVYKEVLREQMEIAKSKGPGELLNWGDIQKMKYSWRACCESMRLSPPAQGAFREVTNDFTFLGFTIPKGWKLHWTVYSTHKDPKYFPNPEKFDPSRFEGNGPEPYSFVPFGGGPRMCPGKEYARFEILVFIHNLVTKFEWEKIIPDEKIIYTPFATPANGLPVRLHPHHQHSV; from the exons ATGGCCATTAAGGGCATAAATCACATCTCCCCTTTCTTCCTCTACCCTAGCCTCGTTTACATTGCTATATCATTTTCCTTTATCTTCTTCCTCATCTATAAGAAAAAACTAAGCAAATCCAACTTTCCTCCGGGAAGTACAGGATGGCCGATCATCGGAGAAACTTTGGCTTTTGCCTTTGCTACATGGCGTGGAACCCCAGAAAAGTTTGTCAATGATAGAAAAACAAAGTACAAATCCGATATTTTCCAAACATCACTTCTTGGTGATCGTATGGTTGTTTTCTGCGGTGCATCGGCAAACAAATTTCTTTTCACCACCGGCAATCAGAATCTCACCGTTTGGCTGCCCCGCTCAATAAAGGAAACCACCGTCTACCCTGAAACTCTGGAAAAGAATTCCATGGGAGATTCTGCTTATTTGCTTCAAGCAAGCAGGTTCATACGTGACGGTCTCACAGCAGAAaccctaaaatattatattcCATTGATGGATTCTATGGCTCAAGATCATCTGCAGCAAAGTTGGTTTCCTCACAAACAAGTTAAAGTTGTTCAGTTAACTAAAATCTTCATATTTTCACTAGCTTGTAGATTGTTTCTGAACATAACCGATCCTCAGCTTGTCAAAAGACTTTTTGATCCATTCCCTGTTCTTGTTACGGGAATCGTATCCGTGCCTGTAAATCTTCCCGGGACAGCGTTTAATAAAGCTGTAAAAAGCGGGAAGAAAATCCGCGACGAGCTTTTAGCTTATATTAAAAAGAGAAGGATAGAGATAAACAAAGATATAAATCAAGAATATAAGGACTTATTGTCAAGAGCCCTAATTGCATTAGGTGATGGTGATGGAGATGGAAAGGATTTAGAAGAAAAGGAGATTGTTAATTACATTATGGCATTACTTGTTGCAAGCTACGATACAACAAGTACTTCACTCACTTTTTTAGTGAATTATCTTGCTGAATATCCCCACGTTTACAAAGAGGTCTTGAGAG AACAAATGGAAATTGCAAAATCAAAAGGTCCAGGAGAGCTATTGAATTGGGGAGACATTCAAAAGATGAAGTACAGCTGGCGTGCTTGTTGCGAGTCAATGAGGCTATCACCTCCTGCTCAAGGGGCCTTTCGAGAGGTTACAAATGACTTCACTTTTTTAGGGTTTACTATTCCTAAGGGATGGAAG TTACATTGGACTGTATATTCAACACATAAAGATCCAAAATATTTTCCAAATCCAGAAAAATTTGATCCATCAAGATTTGAAGGGAATGGTCCTGAACCATATAGTTTTGTACCATTTGGAGGAGGTCCTAGAATGTGCCCGGGCAAAGAATATGCTCGCTTTGAGATACTTGTTTTCATTCATAATTTGGTCACCAAATTTGAATGGGAGAAAATTATTCCAGATGAAAAGATCATTTACACCCCATTTGCTACGCCGGCTAATGGCCTTCCAGTTCGCCTCCACCCTCATCATCAACACTCAGTTTAA
- the LOC126659933 gene encoding stemmadenine O-acetyltransferase-like — translation MAMARKVEITQRETIKPSSPTPIHLKILNLSLLEQLTPFYYIPLVLFYPANCSEKAPKLKKSLSETLTHFYPLAGRIKGNTYVECEDQGVDFIEAKINCPLSDILKNPNQLDLFMPVPVFSAEAATGGLLLVQATFFDCGGLAVGICISHKIADAVTLSSFIKCWSALTANNSADVVSPVFVGASIFPPTEISIPSNQAIQPMESNCITSRFLFTPSKIADLRAKMVGTTVPNPTRVEVVSALLWKTAMSSARSKFWYSRASMFSISLNMRNRLLPPLPENSAGLFVWPMAAKMETGEFETEFLKESVGRIRKEKEMFDEQYVRKFQGEGALSTIFEKLKEYGDMGTMSNMDIYYCTSWCKLELYDADFGWGKPVWLCNPNLPMKNTALLMDTRDGNGIEAFFTLEEEDMALFESNQELLQFAEVNPRVSF, via the coding sequence ATGGCTATGGCAAGAAAAGTAGAGATCACACAGAGAGAAACAATTAAACCATCATCTCCTACTCCGATTCATCTTAAAATCCTTAACCTCTCCCTTCTTGAACAACTCACTCCGTTTTATTACATACCATTAGTTCTGTTCTACCCTGCAAATTGTAGTGAAAAAGCTCCGAAGCTAAAGAAATCATTGTCGGAAACCCTAACTCACTTTTACCCACTTGCAGGCAGAATCAAAGGCAATACATATGTGGAGTGCGAGGATCAAGGAGTTGATTTTATTGAAGCAAAAATTAACTGTCCCCTCTCAGACATCCTCAAGAACCCTAATCAGTTAGATCTGTTTATGCCTGTGCCTGTGTTTTCTGCTGAAGCCGCTACAGGCGGTTTATTACTTGTCCAAGCTACTTTCTTTGATTGCGGCGGCTTGGCAGTTGGGATCTGCATCTCACACAAGATAGCCGACGCAGTGACGCTGAGTAGTTTCATCAAGTGCTGGTCTGCATTAACGGCTAACAACTCAGCCGATGTGGTCAGTCCTGTCTTTGTTGGGGCATCCATTTTCCCACCTACAGAGATCTCAATTCCGAGTAACCAAGCGATTCAACCCATGGAATCTAATTGCATCACTAGCCGATTTTTGTTTACTCCTTCGAAGATTGCGGATTTAAGGGCTAAAATGGTTGGTACAACCGTCCCAAATCCGACAAGAGTAGAAGTCGTTTCAGCGCTCTTATGGAAAACTGCAATGAGTTCAGCAAGATCAAAATTCTGGTATTCTAGAGCATCTATGTTTTCTATTTCTTTGAACATGCGTAATAGATTGTTGCCGCCATTGCCTGAAAATTCTGCAGGTCTCTTCGTCTGGCCGATGGCTGCCAAGATGGAGACCGGAGAGTTTGAGACAGAATTTTTGAAAGAGTCGGTGGGTAGAATAAGAAAAGAGAAGGAAATGTTTGATGAACAATATGTGAGAAAATTTCAAGGAGAGGGAGCATTATCAACAATTTTTGAGAAACTTAAGGAGTATGGAGACATGGGTACGATGAGTAACATGGACATTTATTACTGCACAAGTTGGTGTAAACTTGAGCTATATGATGCTGATTTCGGTTGGGGAAAGCCTGTATGGCTTTGTAACCCTAATTTACCCATGAAAAACACTGCTCTTTTAATGGATACAAGAGATGGTAATGGAATAGAAGCATTCTTTACTCTGGAAGAAGAAGACATGGCGTTGTTTGAATCCAATCAAGAACTTCTTCAATTTGCTGAAGTCAACCCTAgggtttctttttaa